The Candidatus Omnitrophota bacterium genome has a window encoding:
- a CDS encoding tyrosine-type recombinase/integrase produces MGIFLKRGNWYIDYYVQGKRKREKIGPSKRLAETVLKKRRVEIAEGKFLDVRREEKIKFEDFAEEYLELHCKPNNKSWRGFDRHNINALKKYFSGKYLYEITPLSVEKFKAERVKEVSPATVNRNLACLKSMFNRAIEWGKAKENPVKKVKLFKENNKRLRYLEKEEIIKLLANCNKYLRPIVVVALNTGMRKGEILGLKWHDVDFTRGIIYLLNTKNGEKREIPMNEQVKTALIRVRKHPESPYIFCKPDGKPYGNVRKSFYTALKKSGIINFRFHDLRHTFASQLVMSGVDLNTVRELMGHKSLEMTLRYSHLSPDHKKRAVDILNKRMDTFWTPEVKSETAEKKTELATLSNIIS; encoded by the coding sequence ATGGGTATATTCCTAAAGAGAGGTAATTGGTATATAGATTATTATGTTCAGGGCAAACGTAAGAGGGAAAAGATTGGACCCAGTAAGAGGCTGGCGGAAACAGTGCTAAAGAAGAGAAGAGTGGAGATTGCCGAGGGGAAATTTTTAGATGTTAGGAGAGAAGAGAAGATTAAATTTGAGGATTTTGCTGAGGAGTATTTAGAGTTACATTGTAAGCCAAATAATAAGTCCTGGAGGGGATTTGACCGACACAATATAAATGCTCTTAAGAAATATTTCTCCGGTAAATACCTTTATGAGATTACCCCATTATCGGTTGAGAAATTTAAGGCAGAGAGAGTTAAAGAAGTTTCTCCGGCAACTGTGAATAGGAATTTAGCCTGTTTGAAGTCTATGTTTAATCGGGCTATTGAATGGGGTAAGGCTAAAGAGAATCCGGTAAAGAAGGTAAAATTGTTTAAGGAAAATAATAAGAGGCTTCGTTATTTAGAGAAAGAAGAGATAATCAAATTACTGGCGAATTGTAATAAGTATTTAAGACCAATCGTAGTAGTTGCCTTAAATACCGGTATGCGTAAAGGAGAGATTTTGGGACTTAAATGGCACGATGTTGATTTTACACGAGGGATAATTTATCTCCTCAATACTAAAAATGGTGAGAAAAGAGAAATTCCTATGAATGAACAGGTCAAAACTGCTCTTATAAGGGTTAGAAAACATCCGGAGAGTCCTTATATCTTTTGTAAGCCGGATGGCAAGCCTTATGGGAATGTCAGAAAATCTTTCTATACAGCCTTAAAGAAATCTGGTATAATTAATTTTCGGTTTCACGATTTAAGACATACTTTTGCCTCGCAATTGGTAATGTCAGGAGTAGATTTGAATACTGTAAGAGAGTTAATGGGGCATAAATCCTTAGAAATGACCCTTAGATACAGCCATCTATCACCAGACCATAAGAAGCGGGCAGTGGACATTTTGAATAAGCGAATGGACACTTTTTGGACACCAGAGGTGAAAAGCGAGACTGCAGAGAAAAAGACTGAACTTGCAACTCTTAGTAATATAATTAGTTAG
- a CDS encoding helix-turn-helix domain-containing protein yields the protein MERRFIGIDDLAQYLDVNKGTLYVWVCQRRIPYLKLGRLLKFDIMEIEKWLKDKRVKELT from the coding sequence ATGGAAAGACGGTTTATAGGTATAGATGATTTGGCCCAGTATTTAGATGTAAACAAAGGGACGCTTTATGTCTGGGTCTGCCAGAGGAGAATCCCGTATTTAAAGTTGGGCAGATTGTTAAAATTTGATATAATGGAGATAGAGAAATGGTTAAAGGATAAAAGGGTGAAAGAATTAACTTGA
- the lptC gene encoding LPS export ABC transporter periplasmic protein LptC: MLSKRGLIFIFLFVFFAGCAKKEIKSLISPEESLLEESPSSLQKIDNFSLEGFTDKGKKQWELEAKTADVTENLVKMEEVKAIAWGEEGKIDLESKRGEYDKEEKKIHLINNVLIKTSEGTKLTTDELTWDVQKQEANTDKEVVVEREDLVARGKGATALAEMKKVELKEKVEVRAEPKTVITCKGPLEIDYEKNVSKFYEAVEVEDERGKILADRMDVLFNPQERKIEKVFAYGNVKILHGDNVAYADEAVYDAKESKVILKGNPQLVVVP; this comes from the coding sequence ATGTTGAGTAAAAGGGGACTTATTTTTATTTTTTTGTTTGTCTTTTTCGCTGGTTGCGCAAAGAAAGAGATTAAAAGTTTAATCTCTCCAGAAGAGTCTCTTTTAGAAGAATCCCCTTCTTCTTTACAGAAAATTGATAATTTTAGTCTTGAGGGTTTTACGGACAAAGGGAAAAAGCAATGGGAGTTGGAGGCAAAAACTGCAGATGTGACTGAGAATTTGGTGAAGATGGAAGAGGTTAAAGCTATCGCTTGGGGAGAGGAGGGGAAAATAGATTTAGAGAGTAAAAGAGGAGAATACGATAAGGAAGAGAAAAAAATACATTTGATAAATAACGTGCTGATAAAAACTTCAGAAGGCACAAAACTTACTACCGATGAACTAACTTGGGATGTCCAGAAACAAGAGGCTAATACCGATAAAGAAGTAGTAGTAGAGAGAGAAGATCTCGTTGCTCGGGGGAAAGGTGCGACCGCTTTGGCAGAGATGAAAAAAGTAGAGTTAAAAGAAAAAGTAGAGGTTAGAGCCGAACCGAAAACGGTGATTACCTGTAAAGGGCCTTTAGAGATAGATTATGAGAAAAATGTTTCCAAGTTTTATGAAGCAGTGGAAGTAGAGGATGAACGAGGCAAGATATTGGCGGATAGAATGGATGTGCTTTTTAATCCCCAAGAGAGAAAGATTGAAAAAGTCTTTGCCTATGGGAATGTGAAAATTCTCCATGGGGATAATGTCGCTTATGCAGATGAAGCAGTTTACGACGCCAAAGAAAGCAAGGTTATCCTTAAAGGGAATCCGCAGTTAGTAGTGGTGCCCTGA
- a CDS encoding ribonuclease HI family protein, with protein MRIKKVEIFTDGASWGNPGKAGIGVIICGDNKKIIKEFGKYIGEATNNVAEYMALLYGLEESLNLGVEAIKINLDSELLAKQIKGEYKVKEPHLRMLFEQLAVLCKKFKKIELKNIPREKNKKADKLANQAIKEAVRKNLSPENICLRKEKELF; from the coding sequence ATGAGAATAAAAAAAGTAGAAATTTTTACCGATGGTGCTTCTTGGGGGAATCCGGGAAAAGCAGGGATAGGGGTAATTATTTGCGGGGATAATAAAAAAATAATAAAGGAATTTGGAAAGTATATTGGTGAGGCTACAAATAATGTGGCGGAGTATATGGCTTTACTTTATGGTTTAGAGGAGTCATTGAATTTAGGGGTGGAAGCAATAAAGATTAACTTAGATAGTGAACTTTTAGCAAAGCAGATTAAAGGTGAATATAAAGTTAAAGAACCACATTTAAGAATGCTTTTTGAACAATTAGCGGTTTTATGCAAAAAATTTAAAAAAATAGAGCTTAAAAATATTCCGCGGGAAAAGAATAAGAAGGCAGATAAATTAGCAAATCAGGCAATTAAGGAGGCAGTAAGGAAGAATTTATCTCCGGAAAATATTTGTTTGCGGAAAGAAAAAGAGCTCTTTTAA
- the lptB gene encoding LPS export ABC transporter ATP-binding protein — protein sequence MGNLLEVKDISKAYNGRKVVDGAELHVSKGEIVGLLGPNGAGKTTTFYMIVGLIHPDRGKIVFDNCDITQLPMYKRARLGIGYLSQEPSIFRKLTVEENIMAVLETLGIPYAERRRRLQILLDELKISHLAKNTAFTLSGGERRRLEITRALVTRPSFILLDEPFSGIDPIAVAECQEIVQELKQKGIGILLTDHNVRETLAITDRAYVMAEGKILLSGTAQELINDSKAREVYLGEKFRM from the coding sequence ATGGGAAATCTTTTGGAAGTGAAAGATATAAGTAAAGCGTATAATGGAAGGAAGGTTGTAGACGGAGCAGAGCTTCATGTAAGTAAAGGAGAAATTGTAGGGTTGCTTGGTCCTAACGGGGCAGGAAAAACCACCACATTTTATATGATTGTAGGATTGATTCATCCCGACAGAGGCAAGATAGTCTTTGACAATTGTGATATCACTCAATTACCGATGTATAAAAGGGCACGTTTGGGAATAGGGTATCTTTCTCAGGAGCCTTCTATTTTTAGAAAACTGACAGTAGAAGAAAATATTATGGCAGTTTTGGAAACTTTGGGTATTCCCTATGCAGAACGGAGGAGAAGATTGCAGATTTTGCTTGATGAATTAAAAATATCACATCTGGCAAAGAACACTGCTTTTACACTCTCTGGAGGAGAAAGGAGAAGGTTAGAGATTACTCGGGCATTGGTCACAAGACCCTCTTTTATACTCCTCGATGAACCCTTTAGCGGAATAGACCCTATTGCAGTTGCAGAATGTCAGGAAATTGTCCAGGAGTTAAAACAGAAAGGGATTGGGATTTTACTCACCGACCACAATGTAAGAGAGACTCTTGCCATTACTGACCGTGCCTATGTTATGGCAGAAGGGAAAATTCTTCTTTCAGGAACTGCTCAAGAGCTTATTAACGACTCTAAGGCAAGAGAGGTTTATTTAGGAGAGAAGTTTAGGATGTAG
- a CDS encoding phBC6A51 family helix-turn-helix protein: MQEELKKLTNRQLMAISHIINSASIEEASSKAKVSRSTFYKWLKDEDFKAELKRQRDEVIRSALDRLKSAITKAVEELIKLTDAQREEVRRLACNDIITHVLKSIEIEDIEQRLDKVERIVLERKTYK, encoded by the coding sequence ATGCAGGAAGAATTGAAGAAATTAACTAACCGGCAATTGATGGCTATAAGCCATATCATTAACTCCGCTTCCATTGAGGAGGCTTCTTCTAAGGCGAAAGTATCCAGAAGCACCTTCTATAAGTGGCTAAAGGATGAGGATTTTAAAGCGGAGTTAAAGAGACAAAGGGATGAGGTTATTCGGAGTGCTTTAGATAGGCTAAAAAGTGCGATTACTAAGGCAGTTGAGGAGTTGATTAAACTAACGGATGCCCAGAGGGAAGAAGTAAGAAGATTAGCCTGCAACGATATTATTACCCATGTTCTAAAGAGCATTGAGATTGAAGATATTGAGCAGAGATTGGATAAGGTGGAGAGGATAGTTTTAGAAAGGAAGACTTATAAATAA
- a CDS encoding glycosyltransferase family 39 protein, translating into MQDKFSWRKASFILIIIYIVLSLWRIELFPPQVDIYYHLGVMQGFHLAGGIVTWDFWEFAPEGKPHFYPPLLHILMLLCYRLGLSKISIAIFFSFIIFPLYIITFWFVIDRLFNSRLAFFAVLTNLLSYNLFLGITNTIAATLALVILFWLFFSLERNKNVSLVILTSLLFYAHYAISTMGIGGLVFYVLFRKGKKIKPLLFIAVGMILALPWILHFAFNFSYLLKTIYYDRDLPVNILLLLLSLLGIFYCFRFKGKYLFFVFLVFFALLGAFKHLYRFFNTQGAVGIVFTAAFFLERLFVTFSSQKTLHQLTWVLILFFASNLLSYSVGFDFNPFSLNKFVSDSVYWNLLVYPFTDPSVYNFRGVCFYRSYGEEFKEAIDIINTHTDKNDIIYSNFGYQAGILCAFTERANATMSPYDEKNYTYNPYIPKAKLVVWLKNLEGKMDEELIKYISLFRLEKIRETKEFFYFYKNPYAKFKMQVRQAIIPAELAFLIVFIFLGILIWDGVRKG; encoded by the coding sequence ATGCAGGATAAATTCTCTTGGCGCAAAGCCAGTTTTATACTTATTATTATCTACATTGTTCTTTCTCTTTGGAGAATTGAACTTTTTCCTCCACAAGTAGATATCTACTATCATCTGGGAGTGATGCAAGGATTTCATTTAGCAGGGGGAATTGTTACTTGGGATTTCTGGGAATTTGCCCCCGAGGGGAAGCCCCACTTTTATCCTCCTTTATTACACATTCTTATGCTCTTATGCTATAGATTAGGACTTTCTAAAATATCTATAGCCATTTTTTTTAGTTTTATTATCTTTCCGCTCTATATAATTACTTTCTGGTTTGTCATAGATAGGTTATTTAATTCCCGCTTAGCCTTTTTTGCAGTATTAACAAACCTCCTTTCCTACAATTTGTTCTTGGGAATTACGAATACAATAGCGGCTACTTTAGCGTTGGTGATTTTATTCTGGTTATTTTTTTCGCTTGAACGCAATAAAAATGTTTCTTTAGTGATTTTAACTTCCTTGCTCTTCTATGCCCATTATGCTATTTCCACTATGGGAATCGGTGGTTTAGTTTTTTATGTTTTATTTAGAAAAGGTAAAAAGATTAAACCGCTTTTGTTTATAGCTGTGGGGATGATACTTGCTTTACCCTGGATTCTGCATTTTGCTTTTAATTTTAGCTATCTTCTTAAAACAATTTACTATGACCGCGACTTACCCGTTAATATTCTGTTACTATTACTCTCTTTGTTAGGAATCTTTTATTGTTTTAGGTTCAAAGGGAAGTATCTTTTCTTCGTCTTCCTTGTTTTTTTTGCTTTACTGGGGGCGTTTAAACATCTCTATCGCTTCTTTAATACTCAAGGTGCGGTGGGAATTGTTTTTACTGCTGCTTTTTTCTTGGAAAGATTGTTTGTCACATTCTCCTCCCAAAAAACATTGCATCAGTTAACTTGGGTTTTGATTCTGTTTTTTGCTTCCAATCTCTTATCCTACAGTGTTGGATTTGATTTTAATCCTTTTTCTTTAAACAAATTTGTTTCGGATAGTGTGTATTGGAATTTATTAGTATATCCGTTTACCGACCCCTCGGTATATAACTTTAGAGGAGTTTGTTTTTATCGCAGTTATGGGGAAGAGTTCAAGGAAGCAATAGATATTATTAATACCCACACAGATAAAAACGATATAATTTATAGCAACTTTGGATATCAAGCAGGGATTCTCTGTGCCTTTACAGAAAGAGCAAATGCTACTATGTCTCCTTACGATGAGAAAAATTATACTTATAATCCCTACATTCCTAAAGCCAAGTTGGTCGTGTGGTTAAAAAATCTTGAGGGTAAAATGGACGAGGAATTGATTAAATACATTTCTTTATTTAGGTTGGAGAAAATAAGAGAGACGAAGGAGTTTTTTTATTTCTATAAAAATCCATATGCTAAATTTAAAATGCAGGTGCGTCAAGCAATAATTCCTGCAGAATTAGCATTTTTAATCGTATTTATTTTTTTGGGGATTTTAATCTGGGACGGGGTAAGGAAAGGTTAA
- the clpP gene encoding ATP-dependent Clp endopeptidase proteolytic subunit ClpP — protein MEIFNQTLVPIVVEQSARGERAYDIFSRLLKDRIIFIGTPIDDTISNLVIAQMLFLQMEDPSKDINVYINTPGGVVTAGLAIYDTMQFVKPDVATYCVGQASSMGALLLAAGTKGKRFALPHARIMIHQPWGGVKGAAIDISIQAKEILRLRDKINEILAKHTGQPLDKIQKDTDRDYFMSAEEAKEYGLVDEVIVGKIPKK, from the coding sequence ATGGAAATTTTTAATCAGACATTGGTTCCTATCGTCGTGGAACAGTCCGCAAGGGGAGAAAGGGCATATGATATCTTTTCACGTCTTTTGAAAGATCGAATTATTTTTATAGGCACGCCTATCGATGATACGATATCCAATCTAGTAATTGCTCAAATGCTCTTTTTACAGATGGAAGACCCCTCTAAGGATATCAATGTTTATATTAATACGCCGGGAGGCGTGGTTACTGCGGGCCTTGCAATATATGATACTATGCAGTTTGTGAAACCGGATGTTGCTACTTATTGCGTAGGTCAGGCAAGTAGTATGGGCGCTCTTTTGTTAGCCGCAGGGACTAAGGGGAAGCGTTTTGCTCTACCCCATGCGCGCATAATGATACATCAGCCTTGGGGAGGAGTGAAGGGAGCAGCGATAGATATAAGTATTCAGGCAAAGGAGATTTTGAGATTGCGTGATAAAATAAACGAAATTCTTGCTAAACACACGGGACAGCCGTTGGATAAGATTCAGAAGGATACAGACCGTGATTACTTTATGTCGGCGGAAGAAGCGAAAGAATATGGATTGGTAGATGAGGTAATTGTCGGCAAGATACCGAAGAAATAA
- the raiA gene encoding ribosome-associated translation inhibitor RaiA: MRISLTGRHFDVDADLKAYVEKQIDKLNRYYHHIISVHVILDAEKFRQRAEIVLALKKQTLKVQEVTSDIHSSIDRALKKLEGKLKRFEEKIKLHRKV, translated from the coding sequence GTGCGCATTTCACTAACGGGAAGGCATTTTGATGTTGATGCTGATTTGAAGGCATATGTGGAGAAGCAAATAGACAAGCTTAACAGATACTACCACCATATTATTAGCGTGCATGTAATACTTGATGCAGAGAAATTTAGACAGCGTGCGGAAATTGTCCTTGCGCTTAAAAAACAGACTTTGAAAGTGCAAGAAGTTACTTCGGATATACATAGTTCTATAGACAGGGCTTTGAAGAAGTTAGAAGGGAAGTTGAAGCGTTTTGAAGAAAAGATTAAACTTCACAGAAAGGTGTAA
- a CDS encoding C4-type zinc ribbon domain-containing protein, with protein sequence MAGIKEQLGILIQLQNIDKEIYDLRETLADKPREEEAILKVFEEKERLFKELEEKSKQKKIKLKEQELELKSKEENVKKLQIQLYQVKTNKEYASMQKEIADLKADNSVLEEAIIKEMEVIDILDKEIGKEKVVLEEERKKMEEEVARVKKETEELKTRLNNLENSRGEFVSKIDLPILTRYERLLENKNGRALAQIIKDSCSGCNMGLPPQVISEVRIGEKVVTCENCMRILYI encoded by the coding sequence ATGGCCGGAATAAAAGAGCAGTTGGGGATATTGATTCAATTGCAGAATATTGATAAGGAAATTTATGACCTGCGGGAGACATTAGCCGATAAACCGCGGGAGGAAGAGGCGATTCTTAAGGTTTTTGAGGAGAAAGAAAGGTTGTTTAAAGAATTGGAAGAAAAATCAAAACAGAAGAAAATTAAACTTAAAGAGCAAGAATTGGAACTTAAATCTAAAGAAGAAAATGTTAAAAAATTACAGATTCAGCTTTATCAGGTAAAAACCAATAAGGAATATGCCTCGATGCAGAAAGAGATAGCGGATTTAAAAGCGGATAATTCTGTATTAGAGGAAGCGATTATTAAAGAAATGGAAGTAATAGATATTTTAGATAAGGAAATAGGGAAAGAAAAGGTTGTTTTAGAAGAAGAGAGAAAAAAGATGGAAGAGGAAGTGGCACGGGTAAAAAAGGAAACAGAGGAATTAAAGACAAGATTAAATAACTTGGAGAATTCGCGTGGTGAATTTGTTTCCAAAATTGACCTGCCCATTTTAACAAGATATGAACGCCTTTTGGAAAATAAGAATGGGAGAGCATTGGCACAGATTATCAAAGATTCCTGTTCGGGTTGCAATATGGGGCTTCCTCCACAGGTGATCAGCGAAGTAAGGATCGGAGAAAAGGTTGTTACCTGTGAGAACTGTATGCGCATTCTTTATATATAA
- a CDS encoding alanine--glyoxylate aminotransferase family protein has product MRKQLLLTPGPTPVPPEVSLAMAAPIIHHRTSEYRAIFEEAIKGLKYVFQTENDVFTFASSGTGAMEAAVVNLLSPKDKVITVQGGKFGERWTELCQSYGMETVVIDVTWGEAVEPAKIADILDKDARIKAVFTTLCETSTGVVNDIKTIAQITQRHKAVLVVDAISALASVELKTDAWGVDVVVAGSQKGLMLPPGLSFLSISPKAWALVNEAKVPRYYFDLKLAKKALDKIDTPFTPAVSLVIGLREVLRIIQKEGLENIWARHALMARATRSAMLALGLELFAPRASSDAVTAVKVPSGLDGENMVKLLRQKYGVSIAGGQDELKGKVFRVAHMGYITPEEILLTISCIELALNEMGYKAPLGKGVKAAEEVLEKR; this is encoded by the coding sequence ATGCGTAAACAATTATTGCTTACTCCTGGCCCAACACCGGTTCCACCCGAAGTTTCTTTAGCCATGGCAGCGCCGATTATTCATCATCGCACTTCAGAGTATCGGGCTATCTTTGAGGAAGCGATTAAAGGTTTAAAATATGTTTTTCAGACAGAAAATGATGTATTTACTTTTGCTTCTTCAGGTACAGGAGCGATGGAGGCAGCAGTAGTTAATCTACTTTCGCCAAAGGATAAGGTGATTACAGTTCAGGGTGGAAAGTTTGGAGAACGCTGGACAGAATTGTGCCAAAGCTATGGGATGGAGACAGTGGTTATAGATGTGACTTGGGGTGAGGCGGTTGAACCAGCAAAGATTGCCGATATTTTAGATAAAGATGCACGGATTAAAGCGGTTTTTACTACCCTCTGTGAAACCTCTACAGGAGTGGTAAACGATATTAAAACCATTGCGCAAATTACCCAGAGACATAAAGCGGTTTTGGTAGTAGATGCTATTAGTGCGCTTGCTTCTGTAGAATTGAAAACCGATGCTTGGGGAGTGGATGTGGTGGTCGCAGGTTCACAGAAAGGGCTCATGCTTCCTCCGGGATTATCTTTCTTAAGCATCAGTCCCAAAGCATGGGCACTTGTTAATGAAGCAAAGGTCCCCCGTTATTATTTTGACTTAAAGTTAGCAAAGAAAGCCTTAGATAAGATTGATACTCCTTTTACTCCAGCGGTATCCTTGGTGATCGGTTTGCGTGAGGTTTTGCGAATAATACAGAAAGAAGGTTTGGAGAATATTTGGGCAAGGCATGCTTTAATGGCGCGGGCGACCCGTTCAGCAATGCTTGCTTTAGGATTGGAACTTTTTGCTCCCCGGGCTTCTTCAGATGCAGTCACTGCCGTAAAGGTTCCCTCGGGACTCGACGGTGAGAATATGGTTAAACTTCTGCGACAGAAATACGGCGTTTCTATTGCAGGGGGTCAAGATGAACTTAAAGGAAAAGTTTTCAGAGTTGCTCATATGGGATACATTACACCTGAAGAAATTCTTCTTACAATTTCTTGTATTGAACTTGCTTTAAACGAAATGGGCTACAAGGCTCCTTTGGGTAAGGGAGTGAAAGCCGCAGAAGAGGTTCTGGAAAAAAGATAA
- the tig gene encoding trigger factor: protein MKKKLQKVDHCQRVMEIEIYPEEIVSIEEEVYRDIQKVASLPGFRKGKAPLEMIKKFYQNEAEKEIVKRSIPEFFRKAILSEDLTPLALPQIYDVNWQRGKPLFFKARFEVKPDFRLKPYTNLKIKKKKLEVKEEEIDKVFKGLQEKYAELATIEPRPLQKGDFILCDYKSRTKERVLEDRENVWLSLEENANFRGFTEQLYGARVGETKRIVLKIPQEFPDKEIRGKEVEIEVKIKEIKEKRLPEINDDFAKTVGNFNSISDLREGIRKDLLSLKEIQLKKEMESQILGILLELNTFTVPASLVEKSKDNFIKRFREELIKRGLKEKEIEEADETIKKRAEEEAEKEIRIFFILAEIAEKENIQVADEEVEQQIRKLAEEWKEDFDKLKKDFLKKNLWEEIRVELKETKVMKFLLKNAQIEE, encoded by the coding sequence ATGAAGAAGAAACTGCAGAAGGTAGACCATTGTCAGAGGGTTATGGAGATTGAAATTTATCCGGAAGAGATTGTTTCGATAGAAGAGGAGGTTTATCGGGATATTCAAAAAGTTGCTTCCCTTCCAGGATTTCGCAAAGGGAAAGCTCCTCTGGAAATGATTAAAAAGTTTTATCAGAATGAAGCAGAAAAAGAAATAGTTAAACGTTCTATCCCTGAATTTTTTAGAAAAGCGATTCTCTCGGAGGATTTAACTCCTCTGGCATTACCGCAGATATACGATGTGAATTGGCAGCGGGGAAAGCCTTTGTTTTTTAAAGCCCGATTTGAAGTAAAACCCGATTTTCGTCTGAAGCCCTACACAAACTTGAAGATAAAGAAGAAAAAATTGGAGGTTAAAGAAGAAGAGATAGATAAAGTGTTTAAAGGTCTACAGGAAAAATACGCAGAGCTTGCGACCATCGAACCCCGTCCTTTGCAAAAAGGAGATTTTATTCTCTGTGATTATAAGAGTAGAACAAAGGAAAGGGTTCTTGAAGACAGAGAGAATGTATGGCTTTCTCTGGAAGAGAATGCGAATTTTAGAGGATTTACCGAACAGCTATATGGAGCAAGAGTGGGAGAAACTAAAAGAATAGTTTTGAAAATCCCTCAAGAATTCCCCGATAAAGAGATACGGGGTAAAGAGGTTGAAATAGAAGTCAAGATTAAAGAGATAAAGGAGAAACGTCTGCCCGAAATAAATGACGATTTTGCCAAGACCGTAGGGAATTTTAATAGTATTTCTGACTTGCGAGAAGGCATAAGAAAAGACCTTTTATCTTTGAAAGAGATACAGCTAAAAAAAGAAATGGAGTCCCAGATTTTAGGAATTCTTCTTGAATTAAATACATTTACTGTTCCGGCTTCTTTAGTAGAGAAATCGAAGGATAATTTTATAAAGAGATTTCGTGAGGAATTAATTAAGAGAGGACTAAAGGAAAAAGAGATAGAAGAGGCCGATGAAACAATTAAGAAAAGGGCTGAAGAAGAAGCAGAGAAAGAGATAAGGATTTTCTTTATCTTAGCAGAGATAGCCGAGAAGGAAAACATTCAGGTGGCTGATGAAGAGGTGGAACAACAGATTAGAAAATTAGCAGAAGAATGGAAAGAAGATTTTGATAAATTAAAGAAAGATTTTCTGAAGAAGAATCTGTGGGAAGAGATAAGGGTAGAGTTAAAAGAAACGAAGGTTATGAAATTTCTGCTTAAGAATGCCCAAATAGAAGAATAG
- a CDS encoding PfkB family carbohydrate kinase, whose amino-acid sequence MAILVVGSVALDTIETPFGLKREVLGGSATYFSLAGRFFHPVRIVAVAGKDMSKEKLFLLRKRNIDLEGLEIKKGRTFRWWGRYGNDFNHRQTIKLELNVFEKFSPRLAYPYNRTPFVFLANIDPVLQKKILGQIRGRRFVGSDTIDHWIRNKPDDLLLLLKKTDVFFINNSEAELFSQRSNIYQAARWLAGKGPEVVVIKKGEQGALMFCGNRFFSCPAFPVKEVVDPTGAGDAFAGGFMGYIASYKRVYEREFRRAVVCGTVMGSFAVESFGPQRLLDLNFLEIKKRINFFKKLINF is encoded by the coding sequence ATGGCAATTTTAGTAGTGGGTTCAGTGGCTCTGGATACGATTGAGACTCCCTTTGGTTTAAAGAGGGAAGTTTTAGGAGGTTCTGCTACTTATTTCAGTTTAGCGGGAAGATTTTTTCATCCTGTAAGAATAGTGGCGGTGGCAGGTAAAGATATGTCCAAGGAGAAACTCTTTCTTTTAAGGAAAAGAAATATTGATTTAGAAGGACTAGAGATAAAAAAGGGTAGGACCTTTCGCTGGTGGGGAAGGTATGGTAATGATTTTAACCATCGCCAGACGATAAAATTGGAGTTAAATGTTTTTGAGAAATTTTCTCCTCGCCTTGCTTATCCTTATAATCGGACTCCTTTTGTTTTTTTAGCGAACATTGACCCGGTTTTACAAAAGAAGATTCTTGGGCAGATAAGAGGTAGAAGGTTTGTGGGTTCTGATACCATTGACCATTGGATTAGAAATAAACCCGATGATTTACTTTTGCTACTGAAAAAAACAGATGTGTTTTTTATTAATAATAGTGAAGCAGAACTTTTTTCCCAGCGTTCCAATATTTATCAAGCAGCGCGATGGTTAGCAGGAAAGGGGCCGGAAGTGGTGGTGATTAAAAAGGGAGAGCAGGGTGCTTTAATGTTTTGCGGTAATAGATTTTTCTCTTGTCCTGCTTTTCCGGTTAAAGAAGTAGTTGACCCTACGGGCGCAGGAGATGCTTTCGCAGGAGGATTTATGGGATACATTGCCAGTTATAAAAGGGTTTACGAAAGAGAATTTCGTCGTGCAGTAGTCTGTGGAACAGTAATGGGGTCTTTTGCGGTGGAATCCTTCGGCCCACAACGGCTTTTAGATTTAAATTTCTTAGAGATTAAAAAGCGAATAAATTTTTTTAAAAAGCTTATCAATTTTTAA